From a region of the Mycobacteroides saopaulense genome:
- a CDS encoding DUF2334 domain-containing protein encodes MAGQLLVSVSGICDRTLDEIAVFTEEMDKRSIPLSFLVAPRLKGKYRLVEDQPTVDWLAARRSRGDAIVLHGYDQAATKKRREEFAALPGHEANLRLMAADRVMEQTGLRTRLFAAPGWMASTGAIEMLPRNGFRLNIGLSEITDLVRGTSVRARVLGIGEGFLSEPWWCRMLVLSAARTARRDGVVRVAISAKHLRKPGPRQAMIDAIDLALLHGSAPGVYEWLPKQVLHSVA; translated from the coding sequence ATGGCAGGACAGCTGCTGGTATCGGTATCGGGAATCTGCGACCGCACTCTCGACGAGATCGCTGTGTTCACTGAGGAAATGGACAAGCGGTCGATCCCGCTGTCGTTCTTGGTGGCTCCTCGATTGAAGGGCAAGTACCGACTGGTCGAGGACCAGCCAACGGTCGATTGGCTGGCCGCGCGGCGCTCACGGGGCGATGCGATCGTCTTGCACGGCTACGACCAGGCCGCGACCAAGAAGCGCCGCGAGGAGTTCGCCGCCCTGCCCGGGCATGAGGCCAACCTGCGTCTGATGGCAGCAGACCGCGTGATGGAGCAGACCGGGTTGCGCACGCGACTGTTCGCCGCGCCCGGTTGGATGGCCTCCACCGGTGCCATTGAGATGTTGCCGCGCAACGGTTTCCGCTTGAACATCGGGCTCTCCGAGATCACCGACCTGGTACGCGGCACCTCGGTGCGCGCGCGGGTGCTGGGTATCGGCGAGGGATTTCTCTCCGAGCCGTGGTGGTGCCGGATGCTGGTGCTGTCGGCGGCGCGCACTGCCCGTCGTGACGGTGTGGTGCGGGTGGCCATCTCGGCGAAGCACTTGCGTAAGCCCGGCCCCCGCCAGGCGATGATCGACGCCATCGATCTCGCGCTGCTGCACGGGTCGGCACCGGGTG
- a CDS encoding S9 family peptidase, translating to MSGPVRPPTANRIETLREYHGDTFVDPYEWMREKESPAVIAHLEAENAYVDDQLGHLEGLRTSIFGEIKSRTKETDLSIPTRMGRWWYYARSFEGKQYGVHCRCPIGDPDDWTPPTLDHDVPGEQILLDGNLEAEGHDFFSLGAATVSPDGNTLAYSVDVVGHEMYTLRFKDLRTGEMYPDEIADIGAGATWAMDSRTLYYPVIDEAFRPYAIRRYTLGSGAEPVEVFSEPDERFWIGVGRTRSDRLVAISVHSSVTSEILIGDAADPAASFSPVWLRRTGVEYTVDHIVVGGEDRLLVLHNDGAVNFALADLPFAAVAEGPADPALARTLIPHRDDVRLDGVEAFAERFVIGYRREALPRIQVWPITSDGYGAPQEVEFDSELMLSGLGDNPEWNSPLLRVGCTSFITPTRVYDLDVHTGERRLLKEQPVLGGYRREEYVERREWAVAEDGTRIPLSVVHRRDVQSPCPTVLYGYGAYEMCEDPQFSIGRLSLLDRGVVFVIAHVRGGGEMGRLWYEDGKMLHKKHSFTDFVAAARHLVDAGVALPDRLVAWGGSAGGLLVGAAVNLAPELFAGVLAQVPFVDPVTTICDPSLPLTVTEWDEWGNPLEDKDVYEYIKSYSPYENIRATAYPTILAMTSLHDSRVLYVEPAKWVAELRHTTTGERPILLRTEMTAGHGGISGRYERWKETAFQFAWVLGVLGAEGGKSDV from the coding sequence GTGAGCGGGCCGGTACGCCCGCCCACCGCGAACCGCATCGAAACTCTCCGCGAGTATCACGGGGATACCTTCGTCGACCCGTATGAATGGATGCGGGAGAAGGAAAGTCCCGCGGTCATCGCGCACCTGGAGGCCGAGAACGCCTACGTCGACGACCAACTCGGACACCTGGAAGGTTTGCGCACCAGCATCTTCGGTGAGATCAAGTCGCGCACCAAGGAGACGGACCTTTCGATCCCCACGCGGATGGGCCGATGGTGGTATTACGCCCGGAGCTTCGAGGGCAAGCAGTACGGGGTTCATTGCCGTTGCCCGATAGGCGATCCGGACGATTGGACGCCGCCGACTCTGGATCATGATGTTCCCGGGGAGCAGATCCTGCTCGACGGGAACCTCGAAGCTGAGGGCCACGACTTCTTTTCCCTCGGTGCCGCGACCGTCAGCCCGGACGGCAATACCCTGGCCTACTCGGTAGACGTCGTCGGCCACGAGATGTACACACTGCGGTTCAAGGACCTGCGTACTGGCGAGATGTACCCGGACGAGATCGCCGATATCGGTGCGGGTGCCACGTGGGCGATGGACAGCCGCACCCTGTACTACCCAGTGATCGATGAAGCGTTCCGGCCCTATGCCATTCGCAGGTACACGCTGGGCAGCGGTGCCGAACCTGTCGAGGTCTTTTCGGAGCCCGACGAGCGATTTTGGATCGGCGTGGGTCGCACCCGCAGCGACCGCCTTGTCGCCATCAGCGTGCATTCCTCGGTCACCTCCGAGATCTTGATCGGCGACGCCGCCGATCCTGCCGCGAGCTTCTCGCCGGTCTGGTTGCGCCGCACCGGTGTCGAATACACCGTCGATCACATCGTGGTGGGTGGCGAGGATCGGCTTCTCGTCCTACACAACGACGGCGCGGTGAACTTCGCGCTTGCTGACCTGCCGTTCGCCGCGGTGGCGGAAGGGCCCGCCGACCCGGCGCTGGCTCGTACCCTGATCCCGCACCGCGACGATGTGCGGCTCGATGGTGTGGAGGCGTTCGCCGAACGTTTCGTGATCGGTTATCGCCGGGAAGCGCTGCCGCGCATTCAGGTATGGCCGATCACGTCCGACGGCTACGGCGCGCCCCAGGAGGTGGAGTTCGACTCCGAACTCATGCTGTCGGGCCTGGGAGACAACCCTGAATGGAACTCGCCGCTGCTGCGGGTGGGCTGCACCTCCTTCATCACCCCGACGCGGGTCTACGACCTTGACGTTCATACCGGGGAGCGCAGGCTGCTCAAGGAGCAGCCGGTTCTGGGTGGTTACCGCCGCGAGGAATATGTCGAGCGGCGCGAATGGGCGGTCGCCGAGGACGGGACCCGGATACCGCTCTCGGTGGTGCACCGCAGGGACGTTCAGTCACCGTGCCCAACTGTGTTGTACGGGTACGGCGCCTACGAGATGTGCGAGGACCCGCAGTTCAGCATCGGAAGGCTCTCGCTGTTGGACAGGGGAGTGGTCTTCGTCATCGCCCACGTCCGCGGCGGTGGCGAGATGGGTCGTCTCTGGTACGAGGACGGCAAGATGCTGCACAAGAAGCACAGCTTCACCGACTTCGTCGCGGCGGCAAGACACTTGGTGGATGCCGGCGTCGCACTGCCGGATCGACTGGTGGCCTGGGGAGGCAGCGCGGGCGGCCTGCTGGTGGGCGCGGCGGTGAATCTGGCGCCCGAGCTTTTCGCCGGGGTGTTGGCACAGGTTCCTTTCGTGGACCCCGTCACCACCATCTGCGATCCGTCGCTGCCGCTCACCGTCACCGAGTGGGACGAATGGGGAAACCCCTTGGAAGACAAGGATGTCTACGAGTACATCAAGTCCTACTCGCCGTACGAGAACATCCGCGCGACCGCGTACCCCACCATCCTCGCGATGACCTCGCTGCATGACTCGCGGGTGCTGTACGTCGAACCCGCCAAATGGGTCGCAGAGCTGCGACACACCACCACCGGCGAGCGCCCCATCCTGCTGCGCACCGAGATGACGGCCGGGCACGGCGGCATCAGTGGACGTTACGAACGCTGGAAGGAAACCGCCTTCCAGTTCGCCTGGGTGCTCGGTGTCCTCGGTGCCGAGGGAGGGAAGTCAGATGTCTGA
- a CDS encoding glutathione peroxidase — MTDLASIPLTALDGSELSLSEYAGRAVLVVNVASKCGLTPQYAALEKLATDYADRGLTVLGVPCNQFMGQEPGTAEEIQTFCSTTYGVSFPLLEKTDVNGESRHPLYVELTKTADATGAAGDVQWNFEKFLIARDGSVTNRFRPTTVPDAPEVIAAIEKELG, encoded by the coding sequence ATGACCGATCTCGCCTCCATCCCGTTGACCGCCCTGGACGGCTCGGAGCTGTCACTGTCCGAATACGCCGGCCGCGCCGTGCTGGTGGTCAACGTCGCGTCCAAATGCGGCCTGACCCCGCAGTACGCGGCATTGGAGAAGCTGGCCACCGACTACGCCGACCGCGGTTTGACGGTGCTCGGGGTGCCCTGTAACCAGTTCATGGGCCAGGAGCCGGGCACGGCGGAAGAAATTCAGACGTTCTGTTCCACCACCTACGGCGTGAGTTTCCCGCTGCTGGAGAAGACCGACGTCAACGGCGAGAGCAGGCATCCGCTGTACGTCGAGCTCACCAAGACCGCGGATGCCACGGGCGCCGCCGGGGACGTGCAGTGGAACTTCGAGAAGTTCTTGATCGCACGGGATGGCTCGGTGACCAACAGATTCCGGCCGACGACGGTGCCGGACGCTCCCGAGGTGATCGCGGCCATCGAGAAGGAGCTGGGGTAG
- a CDS encoding SDR family oxidoreductase, with translation MSDEVVVVTGVGGMGKVIARRQGLGKTLLLADYNEQGLQAVVAELKADGHNVIGHRVDVSSRESVSELVAAAAALGRVTQVAHTAGLSPAQAPASAILAVDLVGVALVLEEFGTIIAAGGAGVVIASMAGHMPMELSADQERELATVGAEDLLALPYVASIEYPAVAYQLSKRANHIRVRSAARHWGSRGARINSISPGVVSTKMGHQELASETGAVTKALIEGSASRRIGTSDDIAAVTAFLLGPEASYITGTDLLVDGGVIASVRSGQLFS, from the coding sequence ATGTCTGATGAGGTCGTCGTCGTCACCGGTGTCGGCGGCATGGGCAAGGTCATCGCGCGTCGTCAGGGCCTCGGCAAGACCCTTCTGCTCGCCGACTACAACGAGCAGGGGCTACAGGCGGTCGTCGCTGAGCTGAAGGCCGACGGGCACAACGTCATCGGGCACCGTGTCGATGTCTCCTCACGGGAGTCGGTCTCGGAGCTCGTGGCGGCCGCAGCGGCGCTGGGCCGAGTCACTCAGGTGGCGCACACCGCCGGCCTTTCGCCGGCGCAGGCGCCGGCGTCGGCGATCCTGGCAGTCGATCTGGTCGGGGTTGCCCTGGTGTTGGAGGAGTTCGGCACGATCATCGCCGCGGGTGGAGCGGGTGTGGTGATCGCCAGCATGGCGGGCCACATGCCGATGGAACTGAGCGCCGACCAAGAACGGGAACTGGCCACCGTCGGCGCCGAGGATCTGCTCGCCCTGCCATACGTCGCGAGCATCGAGTATCCGGCGGTGGCATACCAATTATCCAAGCGTGCCAACCACATTCGTGTGCGTTCGGCCGCTCGCCACTGGGGTTCGCGCGGAGCCCGCATCAACTCGATAAGTCCGGGCGTGGTGTCCACCAAGATGGGGCACCAGGAACTGGCCTCGGAGACAGGCGCCGTCACGAAGGCGCTGATCGAGGGTTCGGCGTCCAGACGGATCGGCACCTCCGACGATATCGCGGCGGTCACCGCATTCCTGCTCGGGCCCGAGGCGTCCTACATTACCGGGACCGATCTGTTGGTCGACGGTGGAGTGATCGCCTCGGTACGGTCCGGTCAGCTGTTCAGCTGA
- a CDS encoding sugar porter family MFS transporter, whose product MSEEDEFSSGRSALRIASVAALGGLLFGYDSAVINGAVQAVQDQFAIRDAELGFAVASALLGAALGAMTAGRVADRIGRVAVMKIAAALFLLSAVGAGLSPNIELLVVFRVIGGVGVGVASLIAPAYIAETSPSNIRGRLGSLQQLAIVTGIFLSLTVDWLLAHLAGGSRGELWLGLPAWRWMFLAMALPALVYGALAFTIPESPRYLVATHRIPEARTVLRTLLGQKNLDITITRIQETLDQSTAPSWRDLRKPSGGLYAIVWVGVALAVFQQLVGINVIFYYSNVLWQAVGFGESSSFTITVITSITNIATTLVAIALIDRVGRKPLLLIGSAGMAATLGTMAIVFSSAAMVDGKPHLGPVAGPVALVAANLFVVAFGMSWGPVVWVLLGEIFPNRIRAAAMGVATAGNWAANWLVTVSFPALRDSLGIAYGFYAICAVLSLVFVARWVNETKGRTLEDMDSVIS is encoded by the coding sequence ATGAGCGAGGAGGACGAATTCTCCTCTGGCCGCAGTGCCCTGCGGATCGCGTCGGTGGCTGCGTTGGGAGGGCTCCTCTTCGGATACGACAGCGCCGTCATCAACGGCGCGGTACAGGCAGTTCAGGACCAGTTCGCCATCCGTGACGCCGAGTTGGGGTTCGCGGTCGCCTCGGCGCTCCTGGGTGCTGCCCTCGGCGCCATGACGGCCGGACGCGTCGCGGACCGGATCGGACGGGTGGCGGTCATGAAGATCGCTGCCGCCCTGTTCCTGCTGAGCGCGGTGGGCGCCGGGCTGTCACCGAACATCGAGCTGCTCGTCGTCTTCCGCGTGATCGGCGGTGTGGGGGTGGGCGTGGCGTCGCTCATCGCGCCGGCGTACATCGCCGAGACCTCCCCGTCGAACATCCGCGGCCGGCTGGGTTCCCTGCAGCAACTGGCGATCGTCACGGGAATCTTCCTGTCGCTGACCGTCGACTGGCTACTGGCGCATCTCGCCGGCGGCTCCCGCGGCGAACTGTGGCTGGGGCTGCCCGCCTGGCGCTGGATGTTTCTGGCGATGGCGCTACCGGCACTGGTCTATGGGGCGCTGGCCTTCACCATCCCGGAGTCGCCCCGTTACCTCGTTGCCACGCATCGCATTCCCGAAGCGCGCACGGTGCTCAGGACGCTTCTCGGACAGAAGAACCTGGACATCACGATCACCAGGATTCAAGAGACACTCGATCAGAGCACCGCGCCCTCGTGGCGCGATCTGCGCAAGCCCTCCGGCGGCTTGTACGCCATCGTGTGGGTTGGTGTGGCGCTAGCGGTGTTTCAGCAGTTGGTGGGCATCAACGTGATCTTCTACTACTCCAATGTGCTGTGGCAGGCCGTCGGATTCGGCGAGAGTTCGTCCTTCACCATCACGGTCATCACCTCGATCACGAACATCGCCACCACACTGGTGGCCATCGCCCTGATCGACCGGGTAGGCCGCAAGCCCTTGTTGCTCATCGGTTCTGCGGGGATGGCCGCGACCCTGGGCACCATGGCGATCGTCTTCAGTTCCGCTGCCATGGTGGACGGCAAGCCACACCTGGGGCCCGTGGCCGGTCCGGTTGCGCTGGTCGCCGCCAACCTGTTTGTGGTGGCGTTCGGAATGTCCTGGGGTCCGGTGGTCTGGGTGCTGCTCGGCGAGATCTTCCCCAACCGGATCCGCGCCGCCGCCATGGGTGTGGCCACGGCGGGGAACTGGGCCGCCAACTGGCTGGTGACCGTCAGCTTCCCCGCGCTGCGCGACTCATTGGGAATTGCCTACGGGTTCTACGCCATCTGCGCGGTGCTGTCCCTGGTGTTCGTGGCTCGGTGGGTGAACGAAACCAAGGGCCGAACACTGGAGGACATGGATTCGGTCATCAGCTGA